The Polyodon spathula isolate WHYD16114869_AA chromosome 3, ASM1765450v1, whole genome shotgun sequence genome has a segment encoding these proteins:
- the c3h5orf49 gene encoding uncharacterized protein C5orf49 homolog, translating to MKMATTLKNGTLPVSSLSAFSYIPPKRSDPKELTYFNSKTKDVEVSTYDCLFKRPDSYNQKLHRDDREHAKSRGLNLNNEEISRPVPVLSSSEYGRHLSIAVDKPDRKCVRVGLVRSEFYRRNGFEHSVEEGYGSVKPA from the exons ATGAAAATGgcaacaacattaaaaaatggaACCCTTCCTGTTTCTTCTTTGTCTGCATTTAGCTACATTCCTCCAAAAAGAAGTGATCCGAAGGAGCTTACCTATTTCAATAGCAAAACCAag GATGTGGAAGTCTCAACATATGACTGCTTGTTTAAAAGACCAGACAGTTACAATCAGAAACTTCATCGTGATGACAGAGAGCATGCTAAGAGCAGAGGACTGAATCTAAACAACGAG GAAATATCAAGACCTGTACCGGTTTTGTCATCTTCAGAATATGGACGACACCTGTCTATCGCAGTAGACAAACCAGATCGTAAATGCGTTAGAGTTGGACTGGTGCGTTCTGAATTCTACAGGAGAAATGGATTTGAGCATTCTGTTGAAGAAGGTTATGGATCTGTCAAACCTGCCTAA